Proteins from a genomic interval of Candidatus Borkfalkia ceftriaxoniphila:
- the recN gene encoding DNA repair protein RecN: protein MLNRLTIKNVALIDSAEIEFGEGLNVLSGETGAGKSVLLDSINFALGAKADKSMIRHGESECFVSACFLLAEDSPVFSELAEMGIEGEEEMIVSRRFRADGRGDIKINGSPVNATMLKKITSHLVDVHGQSEHFYLLNELNQLKVVDKFAGDAVEGLKGKISEILSSLRENKKRLFALGGDEKERGRRIDILKFQIDEIENAQLKEGEEEELLAKRLLIHNMERIGRALSEAREALGGENGVMDCLRAAGRCLAEVFRFGEEYASLSERLESVCLEAEDISETVAAAAEDLSFDENEADRVEKRLDVIRSVQKKYGNSFAEVMKFEEEIAEELDVLQHCDEESEKLEKSTRELCKQLYALCNELTILRKAAAKDFCARVSEELKTLNIKNANFCAEFDSYGEEDAPRATQNGLDSMRFLFSANAGEPLKPLSKVISGGEMSRLMLAIKTKMSDINEIDTYIFDEIDAGISGNTARVVAEKFADIAKKKQIIAVSHLAQISAMADENFVISKTETEQGKTVTRVSRLRESEKIAEIVRLVGGEKDSAAAQNLAGELIKTSLRYKK from the coding sequence ATGCTGAACAGACTTACGATAAAAAACGTCGCGCTGATCGACAGCGCGGAAATAGAATTCGGCGAGGGACTCAACGTCCTTTCGGGCGAAACGGGCGCGGGCAAATCGGTGTTGCTGGACAGCATCAATTTTGCGCTGGGCGCCAAAGCGGATAAAAGCATGATACGGCACGGCGAAAGCGAGTGTTTCGTTTCGGCGTGCTTTCTGCTTGCCGAGGACAGCCCCGTATTTTCGGAACTCGCCGAAATGGGCATAGAGGGCGAGGAGGAAATGATCGTTTCCCGCCGTTTCCGCGCGGACGGCAGGGGCGATATCAAAATCAACGGTTCACCCGTGAATGCCACCATGCTCAAAAAGATCACTTCGCATCTCGTGGACGTACACGGGCAGAGCGAGCATTTTTATCTCTTAAACGAACTCAATCAACTCAAAGTCGTGGATAAGTTCGCAGGCGATGCGGTCGAGGGGCTGAAAGGAAAAATTTCCGAAATTTTATCTTCCCTGCGCGAGAATAAAAAGCGTCTTTTTGCGCTCGGCGGCGATGAGAAAGAACGCGGCAGGCGCATCGATATTTTAAAATTTCAAATCGACGAGATCGAAAACGCACAACTGAAAGAGGGGGAGGAGGAAGAACTCCTCGCAAAACGGCTTTTGATCCATAACATGGAGCGCATCGGCCGCGCGTTGAGCGAGGCGCGCGAGGCGCTCGGCGGCGAAAACGGTGTGATGGACTGTCTGCGTGCGGCAGGAAGATGTCTTGCGGAGGTCTTCCGTTTCGGCGAGGAGTACGCGTCGCTTTCGGAGCGCTTGGAAAGCGTATGCCTGGAAGCCGAGGATATTTCCGAAACAGTCGCCGCCGCGGCGGAAGATCTGTCTTTCGACGAAAACGAAGCGGACAGGGTGGAAAAACGCCTGGACGTAATCCGATCGGTGCAGAAAAAATACGGCAATTCCTTTGCGGAGGTCATGAAATTCGAAGAGGAGATCGCCGAAGAATTGGATGTTTTGCAGCACTGCGACGAAGAATCGGAAAAACTGGAAAAATCGACGCGAGAACTTTGCAAACAGTTATATGCCCTTTGTAACGAACTGACAATTCTCCGTAAAGCCGCGGCAAAAGACTTTTGCGCCAGGGTGAGCGAGGAATTAAAGACGCTCAACATTAAAAACGCGAATTTCTGTGCCGAATTTGACTCCTACGGCGAAGAAGATGCGCCGCGCGCGACGCAGAACGGACTCGATTCGATGCGCTTTCTCTTTTCCGCAAACGCGGGCGAACCTTTAAAACCTTTGAGCAAAGTCATCAGCGGCGGCGAAATGAGCCGATTGATGCTCGCCATCAAGACAAAAATGTCCGATATCAACGAGATCGACACATATATTTTCGACGAGATCGACGCCGGGATCAGCGGCAATACGGCGCGCGTGGTCGCGGAAAAATTCGCAGATATCGCTAAGAAAAAGCAGATCATCGCGGTTTCGCATCTGGCGCAGATCTCCGCGATGGCCGACGAAAATTTCGTCATTTCCAAGACCGAAACCGAACAGGGTAAAACCGTGACGAGAGTTTCCCGCTTACGGGAAAGTGAAAAGATTGCGGAGATTGTCCGACTGGTCGGAGGCGAAAAGGACAGCGCCGCCGCGCAAAACCTTGCGGGGGAACTGATCAAAACTTCTTTGCGATATAAAAAATAG
- a CDS encoding SpoIVB peptidase S55 domain-containing protein: MRKFKFSTLTILLIFIIAFAVAGTPVGASADGKEVYIGGIPAGFTLGLGGAQVVGICEVLTVDGAKCPAKEAEIYVGDIILTLNGVTIESAKDLDTVLAKEKKTEYTVEIQRDGEEMTKEIKPAKDITSGKRKLGVLVRDSVSGIGTVTYIEKDTLRFGSLGHPVMGENGAAMKVAGGKIYNCSIVNVVKGIRGKAGELKGVFLNDTHIATAEKNCDCGIFGQFKKGYDFSRFKCAKTAAVGDTHPGKASIFTTIDGITPKEYSVSIVKVDKNNKQNKNFVIKITDDTLLAQTGGIVQGMSGSPIIQDGKLIGAVTHVFLNDPTRGYGISVDNMFGN, translated from the coding sequence ATGCGAAAGTTTAAATTTTCTACATTGACAATCCTATTGATATTTATTATCGCCTTTGCCGTCGCGGGAACGCCTGTGGGCGCTTCGGCAGACGGCAAAGAAGTTTATATAGGAGGAATCCCCGCCGGGTTTACGCTCGGGCTGGGCGGCGCTCAGGTAGTCGGTATCTGCGAAGTATTGACTGTGGACGGCGCTAAATGCCCTGCTAAAGAAGCGGAAATTTACGTTGGGGATATTATTTTGACATTAAACGGGGTTACCATCGAATCGGCAAAAGATCTGGACACCGTGCTTGCAAAAGAAAAAAAGACGGAATATACCGTCGAGATACAGAGAGACGGCGAGGAGATGACGAAAGAAATCAAACCCGCCAAGGACATCACGAGCGGAAAACGCAAACTCGGCGTGCTCGTGAGAGACAGCGTATCGGGCATCGGGACGGTCACGTACATTGAAAAAGACACGCTTCGGTTCGGTTCTTTGGGTCATCCCGTTATGGGCGAAAACGGCGCGGCTATGAAGGTCGCTGGCGGCAAGATCTATAATTGCAGCATCGTGAACGTCGTCAAAGGGATCCGCGGCAAAGCGGGGGAACTGAAAGGCGTATTTCTGAATGACACGCATATAGCGACAGCCGAAAAGAACTGCGATTGCGGCATTTTCGGTCAATTCAAAAAGGGGTATGATTTTTCCCGATTCAAATGCGCGAAAACGGCTGCCGTAGGGGACACGCATCCCGGCAAGGCGAGCATTTTTACGACTATCGACGGAATCACGCCGAAAGAGTACTCTGTGAGTATTGTCAAGGTCGATAAAAATAATAAGCAAAACAAAAATTTTGTGATCAAAATTACAGACGACACGCTTCTGGCTCAGACGGGCGGCATCGTGCAGGGGATGAGCGGAAGCCCGATCATTCAGGACGGTAAACTCATCGGTGCGGTCACGCACGTGTTTTTGAACGATCCGACCCGCGGTTACGGCATTTCCGTGGATAATATGTTCGGGAATTGA
- the argR gene encoding arginine repressor, which produces MMRSGRHTTILDIISKMEIETQEELCAELNKQNYKVTQATVSRDIKELRLFKVAGVEKKYKYAYIDEGLNRISPKMQNLFRECVLSMRPAMNQVVIKTLRGNGSNAGMIVDKLNFQEIVGSIAGDDTLLIVTESPEHANVVVEKLNEFLK; this is translated from the coding sequence ATGATGAGAAGCGGAAGGCATACCACGATTCTGGATATCATTTCCAAGATGGAGATCGAAACGCAGGAAGAACTTTGCGCGGAGCTGAATAAACAAAATTATAAAGTGACGCAGGCGACGGTTTCCCGCGACATCAAAGAACTGCGCCTGTTTAAAGTGGCGGGCGTGGAGAAAAAATATAAGTACGCCTATATCGACGAGGGGCTCAACCGCATTTCTCCGAAAATGCAGAACCTGTTCCGCGAATGCGTGCTTTCCATGCGCCCCGCAATGAATCAGGTCGTTATCAAGACGCTGCGCGGCAACGGCAGCAATGCGGGCATGATCGTGGATAAACTGAATTTTCAGGAGATCGTGGGATCGATCGCGGGCGACGACACTCTTTTGATCGTAACGGAGAGCCCCGAACACGCCAATGTCGTCGTGGAGAAACTGAACGAGTTTTTGAAGTGA
- a CDS encoding NAD(+)/NADH kinase, producing MKVGIFCNKSLKKYLPVQKELFRVLKERGIHYDVCENVDDAEGIDVLIVLGGDGTMLKVATAVGKKGIKILGINSGNLGFLTEFEGDETESAVELLQGDYRSQKRGVLQVCVNGQNFFALNEVFFQRRYNEDADNNVVSVTALIDGKKVDDFVGDGIIVATPTGSTAYSLSAGGPILTPDIHAFILTPVCAHSLHNRPIVYSDDSVMQVRLTDEEGKISLFCDGKFIGVISQKDAVFIKKADFQAEFVAGQNNFFDKLLFKLNKWSN from the coding sequence ATGAAAGTCGGAATTTTTTGTAATAAGTCGCTGAAAAAATATTTACCCGTGCAAAAAGAACTGTTTCGGGTTTTAAAGGAACGCGGCATACACTACGATGTCTGCGAAAACGTGGACGACGCGGAAGGCATTGACGTCCTCATCGTGCTCGGCGGCGACGGTACGATGCTGAAAGTCGCTACGGCGGTCGGAAAAAAGGGCATCAAGATTTTGGGGATCAATTCGGGTAATCTCGGTTTTTTGACCGAGTTCGAAGGAGATGAGACCGAGAGCGCCGTCGAACTTTTGCAGGGCGATTACCGTTCGCAAAAGAGGGGCGTTTTGCAAGTCTGTGTCAACGGCCAAAACTTTTTCGCGCTCAACGAAGTATTTTTCCAGAGGCGTTACAACGAGGACGCGGATAACAACGTCGTATCCGTGACCGCTTTGATCGACGGAAAAAAAGTGGACGATTTCGTGGGGGACGGGATCATCGTCGCGACGCCCACGGGCTCCACGGCATACTCGCTTTCGGCGGGCGGTCCCATACTTACGCCCGATATCCACGCCTTTATCCTCACGCCCGTCTGCGCCCATTCGCTGCATAACCGTCCCATCGTGTATTCGGACGACAGCGTCATGCAGGTGCGTCTGACCGACGAGGAAGGAAAGATCTCCCTGTTTTGCGACGGGAAATTCATCGGCGTGATCTCGCAGAAAGATGCCGTCTTTATCAAAAAAGCGGATTTTCAGGCGGAATTCGTTGCAGGTCAAAACAACTTTTTCGATAAATTATTATTTAAACTCAATAAATGGAGCAACTGA
- a CDS encoding purine-nucleoside phosphorylase produces MERKIFEDERVYDIAEQIYARTDVTPSVGLILGSGWGAVCRGLEEPITISYASLQNMPTCGVKGHSGNFVFGKLGCKNVVVAQGRFHLYEGKEFSDVLMPIKVMYALGIDTLILTNAAGGLNRAYRRGDLMVLKDHINFTFRNPLIGEKATEEYPVFCDMTNVYDEAIRNIILEECEALGLCAHSGVYIQVLGPSYETPAEIQAFSKLGADAVGMSTVVEAVFAKYLRLKVAAISGITNMGAGIEDERLDHHDVLSQARKNEENYSMLIKRVVKRI; encoded by the coding sequence ATGGAAAGAAAAATCTTTGAAGACGAACGCGTCTACGACATTGCGGAACAGATTTACGCCAGGACTGACGTCACGCCGTCCGTCGGGCTGATATTGGGCAGCGGTTGGGGCGCCGTCTGCCGCGGACTTGAAGAACCGATTACCATATCTTACGCATCGCTGCAAAATATGCCGACTTGCGGCGTAAAGGGGCATAGCGGTAATTTTGTATTCGGAAAACTCGGCTGCAAAAACGTCGTCGTTGCGCAGGGGCGCTTTCATTTGTACGAGGGAAAAGAATTTTCCGACGTGCTGATGCCAATCAAAGTCATGTATGCTTTGGGTATAGATACTCTCATCTTGACGAACGCCGCAGGCGGATTGAACCGCGCTTATCGCCGCGGCGATCTGATGGTTTTGAAAGACCACATTAATTTTACCTTTCGCAATCCGCTGATCGGCGAGAAGGCTACGGAAGAATATCCTGTCTTTTGCGACATGACAAACGTTTATGACGAAGCGATCCGAAATATTATATTAGAGGAATGCGAAGCGTTGGGGCTTTGCGCTCATAGCGGGGTGTATATCCAGGTACTCGGACCTTCCTACGAAACGCCCGCAGAAATTCAGGCGTTTTCGAAGTTGGGCGCAGACGCCGTGGGGATGAGCACGGTAGTCGAGGCTGTTTTTGCGAAATATCTCCGTCTCAAAGTCGCTGCGATTTCGGGTATAACCAATATGGGGGCGGGGATCGAGGACGAACGGCTCGACCATCACGACGTGCTTTCACAGGCGCGAAAGAATGAAGAAAACTATTCAATGTTGATAAAACGGGTTGTTAAACGCATTTGA
- a CDS encoding stage II sporulation protein M — translation MNLSYYFEEIKTSCKTHKIIFFCSLLAVIAGILCGIILDKPLSLDLYYREYCSDLIYRIVNKDHSVFSIFFTRILNYALVLIFCLPGGIIVWCLPVHYVIIFYKGFIFGTACVIMITVYSLSGVIILLLVLLPQQVIFSGILVILVCPAYENANNNRQSGCIALRPYADIVVLALIVSVAAAILELLTIVAVIRPLNFIL, via the coding sequence ATGAACCTTTCTTATTATTTCGAAGAAATCAAGACGTCCTGCAAGACGCATAAAATTATATTTTTCTGTTCCCTTCTCGCTGTGATCGCGGGAATACTGTGCGGGATCATACTCGATAAACCTCTCTCATTGGATCTGTATTACCGCGAATATTGTAGCGATCTGATCTACCGTATCGTCAATAAAGACCATTCGGTCTTTTCGATATTCTTCACGAGGATCTTAAACTACGCGCTGGTCTTGATCTTTTGCCTTCCGGGAGGTATCATCGTTTGGTGTCTTCCCGTGCATTACGTGATAATTTTTTATAAAGGCTTTATTTTCGGCACCGCTTGTGTTATAATGATAACGGTATATTCGCTGAGCGGCGTGATCATTTTGCTGTTGGTATTACTGCCTCAGCAAGTAATTTTCAGCGGAATTCTGGTGATCCTCGTATGTCCCGCATACGAAAACGCGAACAATAACAGGCAATCGGGATGTATCGCGCTGCGACCGTACGCGGATATCGTTGTTCTGGCGCTGATTGTATCCGTCGCTGCGGCGATTTTGGAACTTCTTACGATCGTCGCAGTCATCCGTCCCTTGAATTTCATTTTATAG
- a CDS encoding D-alanyl-D-alanine carboxypeptidase family protein, which translates to MKKVLTAIFAFLFLFSAVGGAAAYVNAEEDTELAKNCKAAYLCDWHSGTRIYSKNETQHLPIASMCKIMTLVLIMDELESGSLKLDEEIAVSENASGMGGSQVFLESGTTYKASDLIKSICIASANDSCVAMAERIAGTEDLFISKMNERAKSLGAEDTVYVNCTGLPKQGQYSCAKDVALILGELLRHDVYYSFSKIWMDKISHPKGRETEMANTNKLIRFYNGCDAGKTGFTSEAGFCLAASAKRGNMRVVSVVIGGSDSKARFGAVSTMFDFAFATCENKVAVDSERVLDEKCEVSGGKTDCVSVKPERSSYVFVNKTENPEIVLDVNLTGLKAPVKIGDVAGEVIVYKNGVETDRVTLRANEEIAKNTLWDAIGNIAKNWNV; encoded by the coding sequence ATGAAAAAAGTTTTAACGGCGATATTCGCTTTTCTATTTTTGTTTTCCGCCGTCGGCGGCGCAGCCGCTTATGTGAACGCGGAAGAAGATACCGAACTTGCAAAAAACTGCAAAGCCGCGTATCTATGCGACTGGCACAGCGGAACCCGTATTTATTCTAAAAACGAAACGCAGCATCTTCCCATTGCGAGCATGTGTAAGATCATGACGCTGGTGCTGATCATGGACGAATTGGAAAGCGGTTCCTTAAAACTGGACGAGGAGATCGCCGTCAGCGAAAACGCGAGCGGTATGGGCGGCTCGCAGGTGTTCTTGGAATCGGGCACGACTTATAAGGCGAGCGATCTGATCAAAAGCATCTGTATCGCGTCCGCAAACGATTCCTGCGTGGCGATGGCGGAGCGCATTGCGGGAACGGAAGATCTGTTCATTTCCAAAATGAACGAACGCGCGAAGAGCCTCGGTGCGGAGGATACCGTATATGTAAACTGTACGGGGCTTCCCAAACAGGGACAGTATTCCTGCGCGAAAGACGTCGCCCTGATCCTCGGCGAATTGCTGCGCCACGACGTGTATTATTCGTTCAGCAAAATCTGGATGGATAAGATTTCGCACCCGAAAGGCCGCGAAACGGAAATGGCGAACACGAACAAACTCATCCGCTTTTATAACGGCTGCGACGCGGGCAAAACAGGATTTACCAGCGAAGCGGGATTCTGCCTGGCAGCCTCCGCAAAGCGCGGCAATATGCGCGTCGTGTCCGTCGTCATCGGCGGCAGCGACAGCAAAGCCCGTTTCGGAGCGGTCTCCACCATGTTCGATTTTGCTTTCGCGACCTGCGAGAACAAAGTAGCGGTCGACAGCGAACGAGTGCTTGACGAAAAGTGCGAAGTGAGCGGCGGCAAAACCGACTGCGTGAGCGTAAAACCCGAACGCAGTTCCTACGTCTTTGTCAACAAGACGGAAAATCCCGAAATCGTTCTGGACGTCAATCTCACAGGGCTGAAAGCGCCCGTGAAGATCGGCGACGTTGCGGGCGAAGTGATCGTCTATAAAAACGGCGTGGAAACCGACCGCGTGACGCTGCGGGCAAACGAAGAAATCGCTAAAAATACGTTATGGGATGCGATCGGCAATATCGCGAAAAACTGGAACGTATAA
- the htpG gene encoding molecular chaperone HtpG, with protein MSKQGNIRIASENMMPIIKKWLYSDKDIFLREIVANGVDAITKFRKLADMGEAQTSEEEYCIKVSIDKDAKTLSVEDNGIGMTEDEVEKYITQIAFSGAADFLDKYEKADGDGIIGHFGLGFYSAYMVSENIEIFTKSYRDEPAVRWESDGESTYTIEPCDKETRGTKIVMHIADAEKEFLDEGTISTLIHKYCGFMPYNIYLNFQGKDDKPLNDPQPLYIKNPKDCTDEEYKSFYTKTFHDFQEPLFWIHLNMDYPFRLKGILYFPKVKNKAELERGQVKLFCNQVFIADNIKEVIPEFLTLLNGVIDCPDIPLNVSRSFLQNDREVQKISRHITKKVADKLTGLFKNDREKFVQCWNDISVFIKVGCLKDEDFYSKVKDILIFKDLNGEYKNLDEFLGVVPESETAEEKRDEEKKPVSVYYVSDEVGQSQYVNMFKNAGLNAIVCDTFVDPHFISFLEYKNPEKWKFMRIDADIDSALKDGEVNADDFKDLTESFKNSLKNTSIAVKAEKFKSADVPAIINVSEFTRRFSEMNAFYGLAGGDADRDMTIILNTENPVVASFTGLNDEMKKFVANQIYYIAMLSYKKLNPEELKDFSDNSMQLLKNYIG; from the coding sequence ATGTCTAAACAAGGTAACATTCGGATTGCTAGCGAGAACATGATGCCCATCATCAAAAAATGGCTTTACTCTGACAAAGACATTTTTCTTCGCGAGATCGTAGCAAACGGCGTAGACGCGATTACGAAATTCCGTAAACTTGCGGACATGGGCGAGGCACAGACCTCGGAAGAAGAGTATTGCATCAAAGTTTCCATAGACAAAGATGCAAAAACTCTTTCCGTAGAGGACAACGGCATCGGCATGACCGAGGACGAGGTGGAAAAGTATATCACGCAGATCGCCTTTTCCGGCGCCGCCGATTTTCTCGATAAGTACGAGAAAGCGGACGGAGACGGGATCATCGGACATTTCGGGTTGGGATTCTATTCCGCCTACATGGTTTCGGAAAATATCGAGATCTTTACGAAATCGTATCGGGACGAGCCCGCCGTTCGCTGGGAATCGGACGGCGAGAGCACCTATACCATCGAGCCCTGCGACAAGGAAACGCGCGGTACGAAGATCGTCATGCATATTGCCGACGCGGAAAAAGAGTTCTTGGACGAAGGTACGATCTCCACGCTCATTCATAAATATTGCGGTTTCATGCCTTACAATATTTATCTGAACTTTCAGGGTAAGGACGACAAGCCTTTAAACGATCCGCAGCCGCTCTACATCAAAAATCCCAAAGACTGCACGGACGAAGAATATAAGAGTTTTTATACCAAAACTTTTCACGATTTTCAGGAGCCGCTCTTCTGGATCCATTTGAATATGGACTATCCTTTCCGTCTGAAAGGGATCCTGTACTTTCCCAAAGTCAAAAATAAGGCGGAACTGGAACGCGGACAGGTCAAACTGTTCTGCAATCAGGTGTTTATCGCGGACAACATCAAAGAAGTCATTCCCGAATTTTTAACGCTTTTGAACGGCGTCATCGACTGTCCCGATATTCCGCTCAACGTCTCGCGCAGTTTTCTGCAAAACGACCGCGAAGTACAGAAAATTTCCCGTCATATCACCAAAAAAGTGGCGGACAAACTGACGGGACTGTTCAAAAACGACCGCGAAAAATTCGTGCAGTGCTGGAACGATATTTCCGTATTTATCAAAGTCGGGTGCCTGAAAGACGAAGATTTCTATTCCAAGGTCAAAGATATTCTCATCTTTAAAGACCTAAACGGCGAATATAAAAATCTCGACGAGTTTTTGGGCGTTGTGCCCGAGAGCGAAACGGCGGAAGAAAAGAGGGACGAGGAGAAAAAACCCGTTTCCGTCTACTACGTTTCCGACGAAGTAGGACAGTCCCAGTATGTGAACATGTTCAAAAACGCGGGGCTGAACGCCATCGTATGCGATACGTTCGTCGATCCTCATTTTATCAGTTTTCTCGAATACAAAAATCCCGAAAAGTGGAAATTCATGCGTATCGATGCGGATATCGATTCCGCGCTCAAAGACGGCGAAGTGAACGCCGACGACTTTAAGGACCTGACGGAATCATTCAAAAACTCGCTGAAAAATACTTCTATTGCCGTCAAGGCGGAAAAGTTCAAGAGCGCGGACGTGCCCGCCATCATCAACGTTTCGGAATTTACGCGCAGATTCAGCGAAATGAACGCGTTTTACGGGCTTGCGGGCGGCGATGCGGACCGCGACATGACTATTATTCTCAATACCGAAAATCCCGTCGTAGCGTCTTTTACGGGCTTAAACGACGAGATGAAAAAGTTTGTCGCCAATCAGATCTACTATATCGCCATGCTGTCCTATAAAAAACTCAATCCCGAAGAACTGAAAGATTTTTCGGACAACAGCATGCAACTTCTCAAAAATTATATCGGTTAA
- a CDS encoding phosphopentomutase produces the protein MRIFLLVIDSFGIGEMPDADLFHDEGSNTYGNLYARTGVDLPNLIRFGLNNIDGVANLSFPDGKILRPCAAPVAAYGRMAEKTFAKDTTAGHYEIAGVMMKKPYGIYKTFPSEIVSEIEQKANVEFMGNEVASGTEIIQRLGEEHLRTKRPILYTSQDSVMQIAADISVVPLSRLYEICEIAREIMVGDWAVGRVIARPFTHADGKFTRTEDRKDYALPPPSETMMEKLAAHGVPTFAVGKITDIFCGRGIADSTHTGNNREGIEETLRLVREAERGLVFVNLVDTDMLYGHRNDAEGYARALEYLDGHLPAIESGMRGDDILILTADHGCDPTTPSTDHSREYVPLLIYGRNIASRNLGTLDGFDHISRFVLSSFGVRGNSEISEILQGEQAHGKKNL, from the coding sequence ATGAGAATATTTTTACTTGTGATCGACAGTTTCGGAATCGGCGAGATGCCCGACGCCGACCTTTTTCATGACGAAGGCTCGAATACGTACGGAAATCTTTACGCGCGCACGGGAGTCGACCTTCCCAATCTTATACGGTTCGGTCTGAATAATATCGACGGCGTAGCCAATCTTTCTTTTCCCGACGGAAAAATATTGCGCCCCTGCGCGGCTCCCGTTGCGGCGTACGGCAGAATGGCGGAAAAAACTTTTGCAAAGGACACGACGGCAGGGCACTACGAAATCGCGGGCGTTATGATGAAAAAACCGTACGGAATCTACAAAACCTTTCCCTCCGAGATCGTATCCGAGATCGAACAAAAGGCGAACGTCGAATTTATGGGCAACGAGGTCGCTTCCGGTACCGAGATCATACAGCGTTTGGGCGAAGAGCATCTCCGCACGAAGCGTCCCATACTCTATACTTCGCAGGATTCCGTCATGCAGATCGCTGCGGATATTTCCGTCGTCCCGCTTTCCAGGCTTTATGAGATCTGCGAGATCGCGCGGGAGATCATGGTCGGCGACTGGGCGGTCGGCCGCGTCATCGCGCGTCCGTTCACGCACGCAGACGGTAAATTTACGCGTACGGAGGACAGAAAAGATTATGCGCTTCCGCCTCCCTCCGAAACAATGATGGAAAAACTTGCTGCGCACGGCGTGCCCACTTTTGCCGTCGGAAAAATAACCGATATTTTTTGCGGTAGAGGCATTGCGGACTCAACGCACACGGGCAACAACCGAGAGGGGATCGAAGAGACGCTCCGCCTCGTGCGAGAAGCCGAGAGAGGGCTTGTTTTCGTCAATCTCGTCGACACCGATATGCTGTACGGTCACCGCAACGATGCGGAGGGATATGCGCGGGCGCTCGAATATCTGGACGGGCATTTGCCTGCTATCGAAAGCGGAATGCGCGGCGACGATATTCTGATCCTGACCGCTGATCACGGCTGCGATCCGACAACGCCTTCCACCGACCATTCCCGCGAATACGTGCCGCTTTTGATCTACGGACGAAATATCGCAAGCCGGAATCTGGGCACGCTCGACGGATTCGATCACATTTCGCGATTCGTCCTGTCTTCTTTCGGCGTGCGCGGCAATTCTGAAATATCCGAAATTTTACAAGGGGAACAAGCACATGGAAAGAAAAATCTTTGA